One window of the Candidatus Chryseobacterium colombiense genome contains the following:
- a CDS encoding catalase produces the protein MPHPLQYNKNFDKLSYEEKQLLEETKKSIADFVEQSPSISDVNYATRNAHAKTYAVLSGNFIIDPYLPQDLKYLFDKEKYEIVARLSNANLKVKRNEKDIPAYGFSIKIKDDAGRTISNYPLVNFPLFPTNSVSTFLKMFTAINKFYAKKWGNWTLFIKNTWKIVPSLLTFSFIKHSIGLFLKRNDFILSFDYHSVGAYRLDDKMMKIKIRPKNIQKKLGTRREVKKSVKSFFENNEYEAEVFIQLCYDIKYQPINQLNIEWKNSPFIKLGKIRFEKNSFQNSDSCDNELLSFNPFESAEIFQPVGKIQKLRDEAYKVSLQTRKKINKLLKYK, from the coding sequence ATGCCACATCCATTACAATATAATAAAAACTTCGATAAGCTCTCCTATGAGGAAAAGCAACTCCTGGAAGAAACGAAGAAAAGTATCGCTGATTTCGTAGAACAATCTCCCTCTATAAGTGATGTCAACTATGCTACCAGAAATGCTCATGCAAAAACATATGCTGTTCTGTCAGGAAATTTTATTATCGATCCCTATCTTCCGCAAGATTTAAAATATCTTTTTGATAAGGAAAAGTATGAGATCGTCGCCAGACTTTCCAACGCCAACCTGAAAGTAAAAAGGAATGAAAAAGATATTCCGGCTTATGGTTTTTCGATCAAGATAAAAGATGACGCAGGGCGTACTATTTCAAATTATCCTCTTGTAAACTTCCCGTTGTTTCCCACCAATTCGGTTTCTACATTTTTAAAAATGTTTACAGCCATCAATAAGTTCTATGCTAAAAAGTGGGGAAACTGGACATTATTTATAAAGAATACGTGGAAAATTGTTCCTTCTTTGCTTACATTCTCTTTTATAAAGCATAGTATTGGCCTTTTCCTGAAAAGAAATGATTTTATCCTGTCGTTTGATTATCATTCTGTAGGCGCTTACAGGCTGGATGATAAAATGATGAAGATCAAAATACGTCCAAAAAATATTCAGAAAAAACTGGGAACGAGAAGAGAAGTAAAAAAATCTGTCAAAAGCTTTTTTGAAAACAATGAGTATGAAGCTGAAGTTTTCATTCAGCTCTGTTATGATATTAAATATCAACCAATTAATCAATTAAATATTGAATGGAAAAACTCACCTTTCATAAAATTGGGAAAAATCAGATTTGAAAAAAATTCTTTTCAAAATTCGGATAGCTGCGACAATGAATTATTGTCTTTCAACCCGTTTGAAAGCGCAGAGATCTTTCAGCCAGTCGGAAAAATTCAGAAATTGAGAGATGAAGCGTATAAAGTTTCTCTGCAGACAAGAAAAAAGATCAATAAGCTTTTAAAGTATAAATAA
- a CDS encoding FKBP-type peptidyl-prolyl cis-trans isomerase: MGVADLLFKRKKELAEKNLKDGKEYMEEYGKRESVVTLPSGLQYEIITEGDGAKPGPRSTVKCHYHGTTITGKVFDSSVKRGTPASFPLNRVISGWTEALQLMPVGSKWRLILPPHLAYGDQEISKEIGPNSTLIFEVELLGIK, encoded by the coding sequence ATGGGAGTAGCAGATTTGTTATTTAAGCGTAAAAAAGAACTGGCAGAGAAAAACCTGAAAGACGGTAAAGAATACATGGAAGAATATGGTAAAAGAGAAAGTGTTGTTACTTTGCCAAGTGGATTACAATATGAGATTATTACCGAAGGTGATGGGGCAAAACCAGGTCCGAGATCTACAGTAAAATGCCATTATCACGGAACAACAATCACCGGGAAAGTTTTCGACAGCTCTGTAAAAAGAGGAACACCTGCATCATTTCCTTTAAACCGGGTGATTTCAGGTTGGACTGAAGCACTTCAGCTTATGCCTGTAGGAAGTAAATGGAGACTGATCCTTCCTCCGCATCTGGCGTATGGAGATCAGGAAATCAGCAAAGAAATAGGACCAAACAGTACACTTATTTTTGAAGTGGAACTGCTGGGAATTAAATAG
- a CDS encoding Rrf2 family transcriptional regulator, with product MNNTRFATAIHIMTLLAKSPQDWLSSEWIAGSININPVIVRKEISVLREAGLIVSKQGKEGGSQLSKNAESISISEIYSVVKNTDVLGKKNQNPNPACSVGKEINQHLHNLFIETDQLVLNFLGNKSLQEFSDQFD from the coding sequence ATGAACAATACAAGATTTGCCACGGCAATACATATTATGACTTTATTAGCGAAATCGCCTCAGGACTGGTTAAGTTCCGAGTGGATCGCGGGCAGTATCAATATAAATCCTGTTATCGTACGTAAAGAAATCAGTGTATTGAGGGAAGCCGGACTTATTGTGAGCAAACAGGGAAAAGAGGGGGGAAGTCAGCTTTCTAAAAATGCAGAATCGATCAGTATTTCTGAAATTTATTCGGTAGTGAAAAATACTGATGTGTTAGGAAAGAAAAATCAAAATCCTAATCCTGCCTGTAGTGTTGGAAAAGAAATCAACCAGCATTTGCATAATTTATTTATAGAAACGGATCAACTGGTTTTAAATTTTTTAGGAAATAAATCACTTCAGGAATTTAGTGATCAGTTTGACTAA
- a CDS encoding NAD(P)H-binding protein: protein MKKVAVIGATGFVGAQVVNELANRGYKVEAIVRDASKVQQNENVSAKSVDVKNVDELAEALKGNDAVISAFNAGWTNPNLYDDFLNGSVNIENAVEKSGVKRFITVGGAGSLFIDGNQLVDGPDFPEDYKAGATAARDYLNKIKENKTLDWTFFSPAIEMHQGTAGVRTGKYRTSLENPVFDENGRSVLSVEDVAVALVDELEQNNHIRERFTAGY from the coding sequence ATGAAAAAAGTAGCAGTAATCGGTGCAACCGGGTTTGTGGGAGCACAAGTAGTAAACGAATTAGCAAACAGAGGATACAAAGTAGAAGCTATTGTAAGAGATGCTTCTAAAGTTCAGCAAAATGAGAATGTATCTGCAAAAAGTGTTGATGTGAAGAACGTAGACGAACTGGCAGAAGCTTTAAAAGGAAATGACGCTGTAATCAGTGCTTTCAACGCAGGATGGACGAATCCTAATCTTTACGATGATTTCTTGAATGGTTCAGTTAACATTGAAAATGCCGTTGAAAAATCAGGAGTGAAGAGATTCATTACTGTTGGAGGAGCAGGAAGTTTATTCATCGATGGAAATCAGTTGGTAGACGGACCTGATTTTCCGGAAGATTATAAAGCAGGTGCAACGGCAGCAAGAGATTATTTAAACAAGATCAAAGAAAATAAAACATTAGACTGGACGTTCTTTAGCCCGGCTATTGAAATGCACCAGGGAACTGCAGGAGTAAGAACAGGAAAATACAGAACAAGTCTAGAAAACCCGGTTTTTGATGAAAACGGAAGAAGCGTATTGTCTGTAGAGGATGTTGCCGTAGCTTTGGTGGATGAGTTAGAACAAAATAATCATATTCGTGAGCGTTTTACGGCGGGGTATTAA
- a CDS encoding DUF6443 domain-containing protein, with product MKKLIIPISALLVTGLAKAQLSTTENYIYTKTYLNHPDPSDPTQLLKASETVQYFDGLGRPKQIINIKASPSNKDLVTTIPYDGFGRQVDSWLPAPMPSLNGGIQSGVDGAAQSYYSDSTPFTHQNFEASPLDRVLSQVQPGLDWQGHAVQFGYDANVDGEVIKYTTTTTWENGATKSTIEYGGTYIVGQLYKNTVTDEDGNKTIEFKNGKGQVVLVRKVLNATDSADTYYVYNEYDQLAWVIPPLLSKKQTWGWDDQQALSYEYRYDGRNRLVEKRLPGKDWEYMVYDKADRLVLTQDGNQRPDHKWSFNKYDKFGRIIYTGIAIDNGDRNAVQGWILFTYGINTEVSGSYTQSGMQIPYGNTAYPQNIESILTVNFYDTYPTGTSAFTPTIPNQSAVLTDNMSSEVNTKSLPLASYVKNIEDDNWTKNYSYYDTRGRVIATHSINHLGGYTKTESKLEFSGLAQQTITRHKRLSSDTEKLITETFTYDLQNRLKVHKHKVDSNPEEILAQNEYNELSQLTTKKVGGSALGTGLQEVNYAYNIRGWMTQINDPANLGTTDLFGYKINYNLVEGMENPHSDYMDLKVKPKFNGNIAETSWRTATTPNDNLRRYGYVYDGLNRLKAGFYQKDNNPSAREYFEKMDYDLNGNITHLQRSGALLQNYSITETFDDLTYHYENNNSSNRLSTVTDASVNYGGYPETGGNTIPYDLNGNMTSHEDKGILGITYNFLNLPSYLLFNAGLPRRNGILRNNTSYLYRADGVKLRKIYKFAPYDPFGTATELSTETTEYLDGFQYLGSSQNAPKGGTTFKTNLLFYPTSEGYYDFLENRYIYNYTDHLGNVRLSYFKSGSEIKVLEENNYYPFGLKHNGYNPTIGNLAYQYKYNGKELQTDSGMYDYGARFYMPDLGRWGVIDPLAEAYTKLSPYNYTLNNPILFIDPDGTYVDTSLIYEKNKDGSYKNPNLVKAWNIFATSKAGINYLKDFVSAGQKIAGVEYKEGGKFDKAGIDITFDNGKSVAKYNSEHLQDANGITTPRLMNNGRLNFEVSVSNLPYTDQAIENIAHEFAQHLMPKALDFFDNKKFDFSNGYESLMDYKKGYTPQYYSKYYGDRNDQASPTGLEHQMNEKTQAAEKLGVPIIKVLYQKNNIKRTDEQIKKILFSK from the coding sequence ATGAAAAAACTCATAATTCCTATAAGTGCTTTATTGGTAACAGGTTTAGCCAAAGCCCAGTTAAGTACAACAGAAAACTATATATATACAAAAACGTATCTTAATCATCCTGATCCTTCAGATCCCACTCAATTACTTAAAGCCTCAGAAACGGTTCAGTATTTTGATGGGTTGGGAAGACCCAAGCAGATTATTAATATAAAAGCCTCTCCATCCAATAAAGATTTAGTAACCACTATTCCTTATGACGGGTTTGGGAGGCAGGTAGATTCATGGCTACCTGCTCCAATGCCATCCCTGAATGGAGGAATACAATCAGGAGTTGATGGTGCTGCACAAAGTTATTACAGTGACAGTACTCCGTTTACCCATCAGAACTTTGAAGCTTCTCCTTTGGACCGTGTATTATCTCAGGTTCAACCGGGGTTAGATTGGCAAGGACATGCTGTTCAATTCGGTTATGATGCCAATGTAGACGGGGAAGTTATTAAATATACCACCACTACCACATGGGAAAACGGAGCAACAAAGTCAACCATTGAATATGGTGGTACTTACATTGTAGGACAACTCTATAAAAATACGGTTACTGATGAAGATGGTAACAAAACCATAGAATTTAAGAATGGGAAAGGTCAGGTAGTATTGGTCAGAAAGGTGTTAAATGCTACTGACAGTGCTGATACCTATTATGTATATAATGAATATGACCAATTGGCATGGGTTATTCCGCCCCTTCTTTCAAAAAAACAAACCTGGGGATGGGATGATCAACAGGCATTATCCTATGAATACCGTTATGATGGCAGAAACCGCTTGGTTGAGAAAAGACTTCCGGGTAAAGACTGGGAGTACATGGTATATGATAAAGCAGATCGTCTCGTATTGACACAGGATGGTAATCAGCGTCCTGATCATAAATGGTCTTTCAATAAATACGATAAATTCGGCAGAATAATCTATACAGGAATTGCTATTGATAATGGGGATAGAAATGCTGTACAAGGCTGGATTCTTTTCACTTATGGGATCAATACGGAAGTATCAGGATCGTATACCCAAAGCGGTATGCAGATTCCTTATGGAAATACTGCCTATCCTCAAAATATAGAAAGTATACTTACGGTTAATTTTTATGATACCTATCCAACGGGAACTTCAGCTTTTACTCCAACCATTCCCAATCAAAGTGCTGTATTAACTGATAATATGAGCTCAGAGGTTAATACCAAAAGCTTACCTTTGGCATCCTATGTAAAAAACATAGAAGACGACAACTGGACGAAGAACTACAGTTACTATGACACAAGAGGAAGAGTAATTGCCACCCATTCGATTAATCATTTAGGAGGATACACTAAAACAGAATCCAAACTTGAGTTTTCTGGACTAGCCCAGCAAACCATTACCCGTCACAAAAGGCTATCTTCCGATACAGAGAAGCTTATTACAGAAACTTTTACCTATGATCTTCAGAACAGGCTGAAAGTCCACAAACATAAAGTAGACTCAAACCCTGAAGAAATCCTAGCGCAGAATGAATACAACGAGCTCTCCCAGCTGACCACAAAGAAAGTAGGAGGATCAGCTTTAGGAACCGGACTTCAGGAAGTCAATTATGCTTACAATATCCGGGGCTGGATGACCCAGATTAATGATCCAGCAAACTTAGGTACTACAGATCTGTTTGGATATAAGATCAATTACAATCTGGTAGAAGGAATGGAAAATCCTCATTCGGATTATATGGATTTAAAAGTAAAGCCTAAGTTTAATGGAAATATTGCCGAAACATCATGGAGAACTGCAACTACTCCAAATGATAATTTAAGAAGGTATGGTTATGTGTATGATGGATTGAATAGGTTAAAGGCTGGTTTCTATCAAAAGGATAACAATCCTTCTGCAAGGGAATATTTTGAGAAAATGGATTATGATCTGAATGGTAATATTACTCATTTACAACGATCGGGAGCATTATTACAGAATTATTCAATAACGGAGACTTTTGACGATCTTACTTACCATTATGAAAATAATAACTCCAGCAACAGATTAAGTACCGTTACAGATGCTTCAGTTAACTACGGAGGATATCCTGAAACAGGAGGAAATACAATTCCTTACGATCTGAATGGAAATATGACCAGTCATGAAGATAAAGGTATTTTAGGAATTACCTATAATTTCCTTAACCTTCCCTCTTACCTTTTATTCAATGCTGGTCTTCCAAGGAGAAATGGGATATTAAGAAATAACACTTCTTATCTTTATCGCGCGGATGGTGTAAAACTAAGAAAAATATATAAGTTTGCACCATATGATCCCTTTGGAACAGCTACTGAACTTTCTACAGAGACTACGGAATACTTAGATGGTTTTCAGTATCTAGGAAGTTCGCAAAATGCTCCTAAAGGAGGTACAACCTTCAAAACAAACTTACTTTTTTATCCAACATCAGAAGGATACTATGATTTTTTAGAAAATAGGTATATTTACAACTACACAGATCATTTAGGAAATGTGAGGTTGAGTTATTTTAAAAGTGGCTCAGAGATAAAAGTTCTTGAAGAAAATAATTATTATCCATTTGGATTAAAGCATAACGGATATAATCCAACAATAGGCAATCTTGCATACCAATATAAATATAATGGTAAAGAGTTGCAAACAGATTCAGGAATGTATGATTATGGAGCAAGATTTTATATGCCGGATTTGGGAAGATGGGGGGTGATTGATCCTCTGGCAGAAGCTTACACAAAATTGTCACCATATAATTACACATTGAATAATCCAATTCTTTTTATTGATCCTGATGGAACATATGTAGATACAAGCTTGATTTATGAAAAAAATAAAGATGGTTCATATAAAAATCCAAATCTCGTAAAAGCATGGAATATTTTTGCTACTTCTAAAGCAGGAATAAATTATTTAAAGGATTTTGTTTCAGCAGGTCAAAAAATTGCAGGTGTAGAATATAAAGAGGGGGGTAAATTTGATAAGGCAGGTATCGATATTACATTTGATAATGGTAAATCGGTTGCAAAATACAATAGTGAGCACTTACAAGACGCGAATGGAATTACAACGCCTAGGTTAATGAATAATGGTAGACTAAATTTTGAAGTAAGTGTTTCCAACCTTCCTTACACCGACCAAGCAATTGAAAATATTGCACATGAATTTGCTCAACATCTTATGCCAAAAGCATTAGATTTTTTTGATAATAAGAAATTTGATTTCTCTAATGGCTATGAATCATTAATGGATTATAAAAAAGGATACACTCCTCAATATTATAGTAAATATTATGGAGATCGCAATGACCAAGCATCACCTACTGGTTTAGAGCACCAAATGAATGAAAAAACTCAAGCAGCGGAAAAATTAGGTGTTCCGATTATAAAAGTTTTATATCAGAAAAATAATATTAAAAGAACCGATGAACAAATTAAAAAAATTCTTTTTAGTAAATAG